The Falsibacillus albus nucleotide sequence TATCTTTGGCAGACCAAACGTTCTTGTGCGACATATTTGGCTCTGCGAGAGAAAAACAAGGCAACGTATCGATCGAGGAACAAAAAACAAAATTCCCGGTGCGAGGCTGATATACATGATGACAGTCGAGGAATTATTGGTCTATGAATTAATATTTTGCTCATTATGGGCGCAGGCGACATACAAAAAGTTCAACAAGCTTATGTGGAATTGGCTAAACAGCCGCAATCGGAATAAAATAACGTAAGCCGCTTGTTTCAATCACAAGCAGCTTACGTTTATTCAAAATCATAGTCATTTAATATTTTTTTCGTAAGGACATCATATCCCCTCTTGTTCGGATGGAGGGAATCGCTGAAATATTTAGAAGTTTTCTCTTTAAAAAGACCATTCGTTTGGATAAATTTGATATGATCATACGGTTTTATGAAAGCTCGGCTTGTCTCATTCCAATTCTCTACGACTTTTTCAATTTTATCGGAGTCTGGATATGGATTGTATAAGCCTAGAAATAATATTGGTGCATCAAGATTCTCTTCCCGGATGATGTTTAATATCCGCTTTAAATTTTTCTTGTAATCCGCTTTGCCAAGCATGATTCGGTCATGTTGCAGCGGATTAAGATCTCCGCCATTGCTTTTTACCAAATCGTTCGTTCCGATAAATAGGATAATGTTATCTGCCTGGCTCAACTCCCCCTTTACTTCCATACTGCCTAACTGGTGCAGGAGTCCATCCGTTTGCTGTCCAGGAATACCAAAGTTATGAACCTTTACCGTACCTTTTTCCTTTTTGGAAAGAAGCTTCTGCAGATTTTCAGCATAGCCATTTCCTGATGAATCTCCGACGCCATAGGTCAGGGAATCACCCAGCGCCACTATTTCCTTCTCATTGCTGGACTTTACATGATGCTCTTGTTTGATGGTGACCATCCAAATTAGTATTGCAAGAATGATCACTGTCGCAATTCCAACTAATATTCGTCGTGCCATAAGAACCTCCTATGGACACATAGCTTCCCGTTTCATCAAGTAGTGAAACTAGCAACATTTAGGAGGCGAATCCTTGATATAAATTAAGTTTCTATGATTCCGAGAAAGGGTGCTCGCTTTCCGAGGGGCCTCACACGATGTGATGTCGTTCGTCGTGCCGAACTTAATCGAACATCCGCCCAACCTCTCCTCGCTCCGCTGCGGGGTCTCACCTTGCCCGCTGATTCCTCCGGAGTTCACACTTTCCTCTCCAATCAACATCATAGGTTGAATTTATTTAATAAATAACTGTGAATCATCTTTGAGAAAAAAGAATGTAAATTCCTCACATAAAAGTTTGTTAATTTATTGGGATATACGAACTTTTATCGAATGGTTCTATGTGCTGCCATTCCGTATGTACGCATACAAAAAGAAATAAGACTCACTGGCTTAAACCAATAAATCTATCATCAAATTTCCCTTATACACGATTCAGATTTTTCTTATGCGCCACATCCCCCTCCATCACAACACATATCTCATCGTTCTCCACATCGATTTCAACGATTGATAAGCTTGTATCATGGATAAAAGTCGTTCCCCAAACTTGTTCAATCGGGAGCCCCTTTACTATCGCTAATAAGCTTTTTATTGTAATCGTATGGGTAACAACCAGGATATCCCCTGCAGATTGCTCCATTTTCACACGCTCTAAAAACCTCGAAACACGTTTACGCAAATCAGAAAAATTCTCACCGTTAGCAGACTTGAATAAATGCGGTGTACTGCCAAAGGAATGATAATCAACTGCAAAGTTTTCTGTAATATGAGTTTTAGTCTTGCCTTCCCAATCGCCCATATTCATTTCTCTCAAATCATCATCATAAGTAATGAGAGTCTTTCTCCCCTTACATATGAGTTCAGCTGTCCTGGCCGTTCTTCCACTTGGACTTGCGTATACTGCTTGAAAGGAGATATCCTTTAATCTCTGTCCTAAACTAAGTGCATGGTCGATACCATTTTGAGTTAAAGCTGAATCTTTCCATCCCTGCATTCTTTCTTCTGTATTCCAAACGGTTTGTCCGTGCCTCGTAATAAAGAGTCTAAACATGTTCATTTCTCCTTTTTCCGTTTCTCATTTTCCAAATAAAAAAAATGATTCTATAATCTCTCCAATTTCAGTCAGGAGCGCCTCCAGCTGTTCCCAGTCTATAAGAGGATCAGTTGATTTCACCATTCCGACAACTGTTATACACCGATCATCCAACATTACATAGCCAACATCATTACAGACTCCTTCCAGTCCCCCCGTCATATGAAGCCACGGACTCTTGAATCGAAACCCATCTCGATCCTCTTGAGCTTTCATGGCTTCCATGATGATCTTTGTTTCATCTTTACTTAAAAAACCATTCGTTAATATAGCATTTAGAAAATCAAATATCGCCTTGGGTGTTCCGCGATTTTTCAATTTCTCTTTATTATCACAATCTATATGTATGTCCAGACCCATTTCGACAAGCTGTTGATT carries:
- a CDS encoding DUF459 domain-containing protein, which gives rise to MARRILVGIATVIILAILIWMVTIKQEHHVKSSNEKEIVALGDSLTYGVGDSSGNGYAENLQKLLSKKEKGTVKVHNFGIPGQQTDGLLHQLGSMEVKGELSQADNIILFIGTNDLVKSNGGDLNPLQHDRIMLGKADYKKNLKRILNIIREENLDAPILFLGLYNPYPDSDKIEKVVENWNETSRAFIKPYDHIKFIQTNGLFKEKTSKYFSDSLHPNKRGYDVLTKKILNDYDFE
- a CDS encoding serine hydrolase, with the protein product MELKERIIEIIPENMQLGLCIHDSKSGGNFSINECAQFPLASLAKWITAVFALKNHASVNDVSKSIKYHVNEAYMNLNNVISDKEINQQLVEMGLDIHIDCDNKEKLKNRGTPKAIFDFLNAILTNGFLSKDETKIIMEAMKAQEDRDGFRFKSPWLHMTGGLEGVCNDVGYVMLDDRCITVVGMVKSTDPLIDWEQLEALLTEIGEIIESFFLFGK
- a CDS encoding histidine phosphatase family protein; amino-acid sequence: MFRLFITRHGQTVWNTEERMQGWKDSALTQNGIDHALSLGQRLKDISFQAVYASPSGRTARTAELICKGRKTLITYDDDLREMNMGDWEGKTKTHITENFAVDYHSFGSTPHLFKSANGENFSDLRKRVSRFLERVKMEQSAGDILVVTHTITIKSLLAIVKGLPIEQVWGTTFIHDTSLSIVEIDVENDEICVVMEGDVAHKKNLNRV